In Amycolatopsis coloradensis, one genomic interval encodes:
- a CDS encoding VOC family protein yields MTLSIQASYLPADDLEASLSFYRDILGFEVRAQGPRQATVGPPGQPETSLVLHPPAADPEITDEERATIAELMAKGVHGIIVLSTPDLIATFDRIQAAGVDVVQEPMKQSYGAFDCSFRDPAGNLVRFEER; encoded by the coding sequence ATGACCCTCTCGATTCAGGCGTCCTACCTCCCGGCAGACGATCTCGAGGCTTCACTTTCCTTCTATCGCGACATCCTGGGCTTCGAGGTGCGTGCCCAAGGCCCGCGCCAGGCCACGGTCGGCCCGCCGGGGCAGCCGGAGACGTCGCTCGTGCTCCACCCGCCCGCCGCCGATCCGGAGATCACCGACGAGGAACGCGCCACGATCGCCGAACTGATGGCCAAGGGCGTCCACGGGATCATCGTGCTGTCCACCCCGGACCTGATCGCCACCTTCGACCGGATCCAGGCGGCGGGAGTGGACGTCGTCCAAGAACCGATGAAGCAGTCCTACGGCGCCTTCGACTGCTCTTTCCGCGACCCGGCGGGCAATCTGGTGCGGTTCGAGGAGCGGTAG
- a CDS encoding helix-turn-helix transcriptional regulator has product MLRRVRDRIDRDYAQPLDVEALARGVHVSAGHLSREFRAAYGESPYSYLMTRRIERAMMLLRRGDMSVTEVCFDVGFSSLGTFSTRFSELVGISPSAYRKQAAEDGRGMPGCVVKQVMRPIRNREATPPRADLP; this is encoded by the coding sequence ATGCTGCGCCGTGTCCGCGACCGGATCGATCGCGACTACGCGCAGCCCTTGGACGTCGAGGCGCTGGCCCGCGGCGTGCACGTCTCCGCCGGGCACCTCAGCCGCGAGTTCCGCGCCGCGTACGGCGAATCGCCGTACAGCTACCTGATGACCCGCCGGATCGAGCGGGCCATGATGCTGCTGCGGCGCGGGGACATGTCGGTCACCGAGGTCTGCTTCGACGTCGGTTTCTCGTCGCTGGGCACGTTCAGCACGCGGTTCTCCGAACTGGTCGGCATCTCGCCGAGCGCGTACCGCAAACAGGCGGCGGAGGACGGCCGGGGCATGCCCGGCTGCGTCGTCAAACAGGTCATGCGACCGATCAGGAATCGAGAAGCGACGCCTCCGCGCGCCGACCTACCTTGA
- a CDS encoding glycosyl hydrolase 2 galactose-binding domain-containing protein, producing the protein MSFRQKRTRIPLLAMTVTALAAAVCGVTTAPAATGAEVAVPLSVGAAAGNATPIPGYVIQSSAQVSDDSAVSKPGFPTAGWYPVSSRSTVYAGLLQNGKYADPFYSTNMKNVPTAQFSVPWWYRTDLNVDDTSKRTYLDFSGVLSKADVWVNGTRIATKDQVNGAYTRHDLDITAHVRQGVNSVAFKVYPNDPNNDLSMGWIDWAQTPPDQNMGIVRDVLVRRSGPVALRSAHVVQKLNSSLDRADLTVKADVRNDSANAVQATVAGTVAGKPITQTVSLAAKERKTVTFGVVGLDKPDLWWPAGMGGQHRYELDLTASVGGTPSDTSKSKFGVRDVKAPLNSSGGRQYSVNGKPLLIRGGGYTPDLFLRWNETAAADKLKYVLNLGLNTVRLEGHIEPDEFFDLADDLGVLTMPGWECCDKWEGHVNGEEKGEPWVESDYPIAKASMFSEAERLRDHPSVISFHIGSDFAPDRRIEQGYLDAMKAADFTLPVIPSASKRPSPITGASGMKMNGPYDYVPPVYWYDKSQKDRGGAWSFNSETSAGVDIPTMDTLKRMMSASELETMWKDPSAPQYHRSSSTTFANLELFANALTKRYGAPADLTDFVRKAQLAQYENVRAEFESHSRNYTDSTNPSTGLIYWMLNSPWTSLHWQLFDAYMDQNGAYYGAKKANEPLHIQYSHDNRSVVVINQTSNAATGLTATTKLYNLDGTEKYSNTKTGLSVGALGAKATAVTVPAVTGLSTTYLAKLVLTDSSGKEVSRNVYWLSTKADTLNWGGSDWYYTPQSGYADLSGLKNLGQSAVSATAKSVAGADGTTTTTVTLKNTSSGKLPAFYVDSKVVDAAGKPVLPVEWNDNAVSLWPGETTTLTAKYRTADLKGSKPSVRVSGWNTGTQTVPADGSGPGTPVDYQAEDATIDRGAVESNHAGFTGTGFVNYDNVAGSSVEWTVDVPAAGTYDVVVRYANGTTANRPLDFSVNGSISASGVGFGGTGAWPNWTTRAVKVTLAAGANKIKAVATTTNGGPNIDKITL; encoded by the coding sequence GTGAGTTTTCGGCAGAAGAGAACCCGGATCCCGTTACTGGCCATGACCGTCACCGCGCTGGCCGCCGCGGTCTGCGGGGTGACCACCGCCCCCGCCGCCACCGGCGCGGAAGTGGCCGTCCCCCTGTCCGTCGGCGCCGCCGCGGGCAACGCCACCCCGATCCCCGGCTACGTGATCCAGTCTTCGGCACAGGTCAGCGACGACTCGGCGGTGTCGAAGCCGGGCTTCCCCACCGCCGGCTGGTACCCGGTGTCGTCGCGCTCGACGGTCTACGCCGGATTGCTGCAGAACGGCAAGTACGCCGACCCGTTCTACTCGACGAACATGAAGAACGTCCCGACCGCGCAGTTCTCGGTGCCGTGGTGGTACCGCACGGATCTGAACGTCGACGACACCTCGAAGCGCACGTACCTCGACTTCAGCGGCGTGCTCTCCAAGGCCGACGTCTGGGTCAACGGCACCAGGATCGCGACGAAGGACCAGGTCAACGGCGCCTACACCCGCCACGACCTCGACATCACCGCGCACGTGCGCCAGGGCGTCAACAGCGTCGCGTTCAAGGTCTACCCCAACGACCCCAACAACGACCTCTCGATGGGCTGGATCGACTGGGCGCAGACCCCGCCGGACCAGAACATGGGCATCGTGCGCGACGTCCTCGTCCGCCGCAGCGGCCCGGTCGCGCTGCGCAGCGCCCACGTGGTCCAGAAGCTGAACTCCTCGCTGGACCGCGCCGACCTGACGGTGAAGGCCGACGTCCGCAACGACTCGGCGAACGCGGTGCAGGCCACCGTCGCCGGCACCGTCGCGGGCAAGCCGATCACCCAGACGGTCTCGCTGGCCGCCAAGGAACGCAAGACGGTCACCTTCGGCGTGGTCGGCCTCGACAAACCCGACCTCTGGTGGCCCGCCGGGATGGGCGGCCAGCACCGGTACGAACTCGACCTGACCGCGAGTGTCGGCGGAACGCCGTCGGACACCTCCAAGTCGAAGTTCGGTGTCCGCGACGTCAAGGCGCCGCTGAACTCCAGCGGCGGGCGGCAGTACAGCGTCAACGGCAAACCGCTGCTGATCAGGGGTGGCGGCTACACGCCGGACCTGTTCCTGCGCTGGAACGAGACCGCGGCGGCCGACAAGCTCAAGTACGTGCTGAACCTCGGGCTCAACACGGTCCGGCTGGAAGGCCACATCGAGCCGGACGAGTTCTTCGACCTCGCCGACGATCTCGGCGTGCTGACCATGCCCGGCTGGGAATGCTGCGACAAATGGGAGGGGCATGTCAACGGCGAGGAGAAGGGCGAGCCGTGGGTCGAGTCGGACTACCCGATCGCCAAGGCGTCGATGTTCTCCGAGGCCGAGCGCCTGCGTGACCACCCGAGCGTCATCTCCTTCCACATCGGCAGCGACTTCGCGCCGGACCGGCGGATCGAGCAGGGCTACCTCGACGCGATGAAGGCCGCCGACTTCACCCTCCCGGTGATCCCGTCGGCGTCGAAGAGGCCGTCCCCGATCACGGGCGCTTCCGGCATGAAGATGAACGGCCCGTACGACTACGTCCCGCCCGTCTACTGGTACGACAAGTCGCAGAAGGACCGTGGCGGCGCGTGGAGTTTCAACTCCGAGACCAGCGCGGGCGTCGACATCCCGACGATGGACACGTTGAAGCGGATGATGTCGGCCAGTGAACTGGAAACGATGTGGAAGGACCCGTCGGCACCCCAGTACCACCGTTCTTCGTCGACGACGTTCGCGAACCTGGAGCTGTTCGCCAACGCGCTCACCAAGCGCTACGGCGCGCCGGCGGATCTGACCGACTTCGTACGGAAGGCGCAGCTCGCGCAGTACGAGAACGTCCGCGCGGAGTTCGAGTCGCACTCGCGCAACTACACCGATTCGACCAACCCGTCGACCGGGTTGATCTACTGGATGCTCAACAGTCCGTGGACCTCGCTGCACTGGCAGCTGTTCGACGCCTACATGGACCAGAACGGCGCCTACTACGGGGCGAAGAAGGCCAACGAGCCGCTGCACATCCAGTACTCGCACGACAATCGGTCGGTCGTGGTGATCAACCAGACGTCGAACGCGGCGACCGGGCTGACGGCGACCACGAAGCTGTACAACCTCGACGGCACGGAGAAGTACAGCAACACCAAGACCGGGCTGTCGGTCGGCGCGCTGGGTGCCAAGGCCACCGCGGTCACCGTCCCGGCGGTGACCGGACTGTCGACGACGTACCTGGCGAAGCTGGTGCTCACCGACTCGTCCGGCAAGGAGGTCAGCCGGAACGTGTACTGGCTCTCCACCAAAGCTGACACGCTGAACTGGGGCGGCAGCGACTGGTACTACACGCCTCAGTCGGGTTACGCCGACCTGTCCGGCCTGAAGAACCTCGGGCAGTCCGCGGTCAGCGCGACGGCGAAGTCGGTCGCCGGCGCCGACGGCACCACCACGACCACCGTGACGCTGAAGAACACCTCGAGCGGCAAGCTCCCGGCGTTCTACGTCGACTCGAAGGTCGTGGACGCCGCGGGCAAGCCGGTACTTCCGGTGGAGTGGAACGACAACGCGGTCAGCCTGTGGCCGGGTGAAACGACCACGCTGACCGCGAAGTACCGCACCGCCGATCTCAAGGGCTCCAAGCCTTCGGTCCGCGTCTCGGGCTGGAACACCGGCACGCAGACCGTCCCCGCCGACGGCTCCGGCCCCGGCACCCCGGTCGACTACCAGGCCGAGGACGCCACGATCGACCGGGGCGCGGTGGAGTCGAACCACGCCGGGTTCACCGGCACCGGCTTCGTCAACTACGACAACGTCGCGGGCAGCTCGGTCGAGTGGACGGTCGACGTCCCGGCGGCGGGCACCTACGACGTGGTCGTCCGCTACGCGAACGGGACGACGGCGAACCGGCCGCTGGACTTCTCGGTCAACGGCTCGATCAGCGCTTCCGGTGTCGGCTTCGGCGGCACCGGGGCCTGGCCGAACTGGACGACCAGAGCCGTCAAGGTGACACTGGCGGCGGGTGCGAACAAGATCAAGGCGGTCGCCACCACGACGAACGGCGGCCCCAACATCGACAAGATCACCCTCTAG
- a CDS encoding YchJ family protein produces MITDESRCPCGLGEPYGVCCGRFHRGAATAPTAELLMRSRFSAFAVGDTEYLTKTWHPKTRPADLELDPGQRWTFLEILGKTGGGLLENEGTVEFRAHYRQHRHPGSMHEKSRFVRADGQWSYVAPVN; encoded by the coding sequence GTGATCACCGACGAGTCCCGTTGCCCCTGCGGCCTTGGCGAGCCCTATGGCGTGTGCTGCGGCCGCTTCCACCGGGGAGCCGCGACCGCGCCGACCGCCGAACTCCTGATGCGGTCGCGGTTCAGCGCGTTCGCCGTCGGCGACACCGAATACCTCACGAAGACCTGGCACCCGAAGACCAGGCCCGCCGATCTCGAGCTCGATCCCGGGCAACGCTGGACGTTCCTGGAGATCCTCGGCAAGACCGGCGGCGGACTGCTGGAGAACGAGGGCACCGTGGAGTTCCGGGCCCACTACCGGCAGCATCGCCACCCCGGCAGCATGCACGAGAAAAGCCGCTTCGTCCGCGCCGACGGACAGTGGAGCTACGTGGCACCCGTCAACTGA
- a CDS encoding DUF1801 domain-containing protein, with protein MAKFANVDDYIAALPENLREVASALRPIVNAALPGSIEAMYHASPTWSAGEAVGKNLICLMKAYSSYVTFALWKGQLVDDESGRLEASAREMAHVKLRSVEDIDAALFTAWLKQARDLETTAAAR; from the coding sequence ATGGCCAAGTTCGCGAACGTCGACGACTACATCGCCGCTCTGCCCGAGAACCTGCGCGAAGTCGCCAGCGCGTTGCGCCCGATCGTCAACGCCGCCCTGCCGGGTTCCATCGAGGCGATGTACCACGCCTCCCCGACGTGGAGCGCCGGCGAAGCCGTCGGGAAGAACCTCATCTGCCTGATGAAGGCTTACTCGTCGTACGTCACCTTCGCCCTGTGGAAGGGGCAGCTCGTCGACGACGAGTCCGGCAGGCTGGAGGCGAGCGCGCGGGAGATGGCGCACGTCAAGCTGCGCTCCGTCGAAGACATCGACGCCGCCCTGTTCACCGCTTGGCTCAAGCAGGCGCGAGACCTCGAAACCACCGCGGCGGCGCGGTGA
- a CDS encoding DNA-binding protein, giving the protein MNDQPDLPPGIGNPATRAFTAAGYTRLEHFTRATEAELTSLHGVGPKALRIIREALETRGQTFKLTD; this is encoded by the coding sequence ATGAACGATCAGCCCGACCTGCCGCCCGGCATCGGCAACCCGGCGACGCGCGCCTTCACCGCGGCCGGTTACACGCGGCTGGAGCACTTCACCCGCGCCACCGAAGCCGAGCTCACGAGCCTGCACGGCGTCGGCCCCAAAGCGCTCCGCATCATCCGCGAGGCGCTGGAAACACGAGGTCAGACATTCAAACTCACCGACTAA
- a CDS encoding DUF1684 domain-containing protein, which yields MSTSLDTFTRDWQSWKTQRERDLADPLGWLALVSLDWLEDKPRAYEGLPGLWWQDADAAYLDPQGADLSHDGERITGVRRFELANSGATTRVVAGDIEIEVARRGGYLIRTHDPKAPVLNAFRGVPAYEPDAAWVLSGTFEPFDEPRPTTVGAVVEGLSHVYVSPGIVRFEYDGVEHALTAFNGKKDGLLILFTDATSGVTTYAANRSLAVPPPADDGAVVLDFTRATNLPCAFTDFATCPLPPAGNDLPFAVKAGEKLPYERQG from the coding sequence ATGAGCACAAGCCTGGACACGTTCACGCGGGACTGGCAGAGCTGGAAGACCCAGCGCGAGCGCGATCTCGCCGATCCGCTCGGCTGGCTCGCCCTCGTGTCCCTCGATTGGCTCGAGGACAAGCCGCGCGCGTACGAGGGGCTGCCCGGCCTGTGGTGGCAGGACGCCGACGCGGCGTACCTCGACCCTCAGGGCGCGGATCTCTCGCACGACGGCGAGCGGATCACCGGTGTCCGCCGCTTCGAGCTGGCCAACAGCGGTGCGACCACCAGGGTCGTCGCCGGCGACATCGAGATCGAGGTGGCGCGCCGCGGCGGGTACCTGATCCGGACGCACGACCCGAAGGCGCCGGTGCTGAACGCTTTCCGCGGTGTCCCGGCGTACGAGCCCGACGCGGCCTGGGTGCTGTCCGGGACTTTCGAGCCCTTCGACGAGCCGCGGCCGACCACGGTCGGTGCGGTCGTCGAAGGGCTCAGCCACGTCTACGTCTCGCCGGGCATCGTGCGTTTCGAGTACGACGGCGTGGAGCACGCGCTGACCGCGTTCAACGGCAAGAAGGACGGCCTGCTCATCCTGTTCACCGATGCCACGAGCGGCGTCACCACCTACGCGGCGAACCGGTCGCTCGCGGTGCCGCCTCCCGCGGACGACGGGGCGGTAGTCCTCGATTTCACCCGCGCGACGAATCTGCCCTGCGCGTTCACCGACTTCGCCACGTGCCCGTTGCCGCCGGCGGGCAACGACCTGCCGTTCGCGGTGAAAGCGGGGGAGAAGCTGCCCTACGAGCGGCAGGGCTGA
- a CDS encoding BtrH N-terminal domain-containing protein, giving the protein MIIEGIASAGGEHCETSTLDVLLRHAGVELSEPMLFGLGEGLGFIYWDGKNLPFPFLGGRSKPAEITRTLTDRLGLSLQVKETTSARIAWRNVAGEIDAGVPVGLQLDSYHLEYFTSKVHFGGHFAALYGYDDEHAFLVDTAQQGGSVSTSLESLERARGEKGPMTAKNRSFTIGVDEPLVPLADAIRTAVRANAAGFLNPPIANLGYRGIGKAAVQVRKWLERSTDPARDLPQAAVLMERAGTGGALFRRIYRDFLAEGVAIVDDAGLLTAYEKYREITPLWTEVAGLFAQAGKTGDAGRLNEASALLTELARREQEAMTALATVQPCRS; this is encoded by the coding sequence GTGATCATCGAGGGAATCGCGTCCGCGGGCGGGGAGCACTGCGAGACCAGCACCCTCGACGTACTCCTGCGACACGCCGGGGTCGAGCTGTCCGAACCGATGTTGTTCGGACTCGGCGAAGGTCTGGGCTTCATCTACTGGGACGGGAAGAACCTGCCGTTCCCGTTCCTCGGAGGCCGCAGCAAGCCCGCCGAGATCACGCGGACGCTCACCGACCGGCTCGGACTGTCCTTGCAGGTCAAGGAAACGACGTCGGCACGCATAGCGTGGCGGAACGTCGCCGGGGAGATCGACGCCGGTGTGCCGGTCGGCCTGCAACTCGACTCGTACCACCTGGAGTACTTCACGTCGAAAGTACACTTCGGAGGGCACTTCGCCGCGTTGTACGGCTATGACGACGAGCACGCTTTCCTCGTCGACACGGCACAGCAGGGCGGCTCCGTATCGACATCACTGGAGAGCCTCGAACGCGCCCGCGGGGAGAAGGGCCCGATGACGGCGAAGAACCGCTCGTTCACCATCGGTGTGGACGAGCCACTGGTTCCGCTCGCCGACGCCATCCGCACGGCCGTCCGGGCCAACGCGGCGGGGTTCCTCAATCCGCCCATCGCGAACCTCGGATATCGCGGGATCGGCAAGGCCGCCGTCCAGGTGCGGAAATGGCTGGAGCGCAGCACTGATCCGGCGCGCGACCTTCCGCAGGCCGCCGTCCTGATGGAGCGGGCAGGGACCGGCGGCGCGCTCTTCCGCCGGATCTACCGTGACTTCCTCGCAGAAGGCGTAGCCATCGTCGACGATGCCGGCCTCCTCACCGCGTATGAGAAATACCGGGAAATCACTCCACTATGGACAGAGGTCGCGGGCTTGTTCGCACAGGCAGGAAAAACCGGCGATGCCGGAAGGCTGAACGAAGCGTCGGCCCTCCTGACCGAGCTGGCCCGGCGCGAACAGGAGGCGATGACGGCGCTCGCGACCGTTCAGCCCTGCCGCTCGTAG
- a CDS encoding MerR family transcriptional regulator, whose translation MTTLMPIGVFAHATRLSVRALRNYDRIGLLVPASVDPGTGYRRYSLEQFARAGLIRRLRELEVPLAEIAAILNAGDSHEVRAAIKRHHDRVAARAAELAAITDGLDSVLSEPTRWLHVYERVRVPQPIACLSIRTPLSGLAELIGPAYTRLFAALGVQGVAPSGPPGARYLIGDPDELTVELFVPVDGPVREDEEIRSAELPGELLVATIHEGGYEDVEAAYRSLGRWIAERGRAPAGPAEELYLVAPGPGVAPEAYRTEIAWPVTS comes from the coding sequence ATGACGACCCTGATGCCGATCGGCGTGTTCGCGCACGCCACCAGGCTGTCGGTCCGCGCGCTGCGGAACTACGACCGGATCGGGCTGCTGGTACCCGCCAGCGTCGATCCCGGCACCGGGTACCGCCGGTACTCGCTCGAACAGTTCGCGCGCGCCGGCCTGATCCGGCGGCTGCGGGAACTGGAGGTGCCGCTGGCGGAGATCGCCGCGATCCTGAACGCGGGCGACTCGCACGAGGTGAGGGCCGCGATCAAACGACACCACGACCGGGTGGCGGCGCGGGCCGCGGAACTCGCGGCGATCACCGACGGACTCGACTCCGTGCTCTCCGAACCGACGCGGTGGCTGCATGTCTACGAACGCGTGCGCGTACCGCAGCCGATCGCCTGTCTGTCGATCCGGACCCCGCTGAGCGGGCTGGCCGAGCTGATCGGCCCCGCGTACACCCGGCTGTTCGCGGCGCTCGGCGTGCAAGGGGTCGCGCCGTCCGGACCGCCCGGGGCCCGTTACCTCATCGGCGATCCCGACGAGCTGACCGTCGAACTGTTCGTCCCGGTCGACGGGCCGGTGCGGGAAGACGAGGAGATCCGCTCCGCCGAGCTTCCCGGTGAGCTGCTGGTGGCGACGATCCACGAAGGTGGCTACGAGGACGTCGAGGCCGCGTACCGATCACTCGGCCGCTGGATCGCCGAACGCGGCCGCGCCCCGGCAGGTCCCGCCGAAGAGTTGTACCTGGTGGCGCCCGGGCCGGGAGTCGCACCCGAGGCCTACCGCACCGAAATCGCCTGGCCGGTGACCTCGTGA
- a CDS encoding discoidin domain-containing protein produces MVMRVRAHRTAWLAVVLALLTSLLTTTTASAEVHHPRQKWLREATAGLFLHWGMFTAPRHTDCAAWERAVTDGGWSADYWVDEARKLGASYIVLATFHSRLGYARPWPSAIPGSCSTRRDLLGELVKAGNAKGVRTILYMTDDPQWHKETGVESLDSAAYSAYKGKQVDLTTRPGFGEYSYDLFHEVMDRYADLAGFWIDNDNDYWEKNKLYEQIREKRPSWLLSNNNEDTPIMDTVSNEQKTGITPPYDYPQAAFTPMPRLTEADYKLPTNGGWWYDGTDQAVDFRLSTGRYITNAGSSMKSLMAETPMVNGKFPPQQEAYNNFMASWVPPIRSSLQGKEGGGYMYGGMQPGFWNDGAHGVITVEPGAGTQYLHVVTRPRTDLLRLRDNGYKVTGVSELRTGKSLRFSQSGGYLTIVDIKSWDTYDTVFKVETAGQRYFHDSRTIKATASSSRAGHPASNLVDGNFENHWDADGKQPVSLTLDLGRRRTATYLAVNQREMSPTHARESFGRPEDSSRIKDYRVYVSDDGRNWGEPVRTGAMPSARGVQFIDFGERQTRFVKLEVLNTWSGPQAKPFYKQLAIDEIKVAYGYPSSALGAQVPLEAESFRNDHDGRARLGHCSSCSGSFQVTGLGGGPRNSVTYPNVTAAEAGSHRLQLDTVGGPATSVAVSVNGGTPIETVIDAGTPGVVTSTAIPVELNAGANTVKVFSDASSGPGLDRIAIALLPPPSYTPKTTLTVEPGGIQWLAPGRQSLQVTAKLRLDADDTIKQVSLAPVVPVGWTLQGAPATATSMRVGNELEASWTLVSPEGVTAADIPVTASFDLLGRAKTVSKPVRVSPRPADRVFMREAEDSANDVGDAGVTNCGVCSGGQKVRNIGGDPSSFVRFDDVTVPETRRYTLHIDFTVNGPRSYFVTVNGGTPIEVKVDGAGNNTQLTASLPVKLKAGANTIKLHNDHASAPDLDRLSLE; encoded by the coding sequence ATGGTCATGAGAGTTCGAGCGCATCGCACCGCCTGGCTCGCCGTAGTTCTCGCCCTGCTGACGAGCTTGCTCACCACGACGACCGCGAGCGCTGAGGTGCACCATCCCCGGCAGAAGTGGCTCCGCGAAGCCACCGCCGGACTCTTCCTCCATTGGGGCATGTTCACCGCACCGCGCCACACTGATTGCGCCGCTTGGGAACGCGCCGTCACCGACGGCGGCTGGAGCGCGGACTACTGGGTGGACGAGGCTCGCAAGCTGGGCGCCTCCTACATCGTGCTCGCCACCTTCCACAGCAGGCTGGGCTACGCGCGCCCGTGGCCGTCGGCGATCCCGGGCAGCTGCTCCACGCGCCGCGACCTCCTCGGCGAGCTCGTCAAGGCGGGCAACGCGAAGGGCGTCCGGACGATCCTCTACATGACCGACGATCCCCAGTGGCACAAGGAGACCGGTGTCGAGTCGCTGGATTCCGCCGCGTACTCCGCATACAAGGGCAAGCAAGTCGACCTGACGACCCGCCCGGGCTTCGGCGAGTACAGCTACGACCTCTTCCACGAGGTCATGGACCGCTACGCGGACCTCGCCGGGTTCTGGATCGACAACGACAACGACTACTGGGAGAAGAACAAGCTTTACGAACAGATCCGCGAGAAACGGCCGTCCTGGTTGCTGAGCAACAACAACGAGGACACCCCGATCATGGACACCGTCAGCAACGAGCAGAAGACAGGCATCACACCGCCGTACGACTATCCGCAGGCCGCCTTCACCCCCATGCCGAGGCTCACCGAGGCCGACTACAAGCTGCCGACCAACGGCGGCTGGTGGTATGACGGCACCGATCAGGCCGTCGACTTCCGGCTGTCCACCGGGCGCTACATCACCAACGCGGGTTCGTCGATGAAGTCGTTGATGGCCGAAACCCCGATGGTGAACGGGAAGTTCCCGCCGCAGCAGGAGGCGTACAACAACTTCATGGCGAGCTGGGTGCCCCCGATCAGGTCCTCCTTGCAGGGCAAGGAGGGCGGCGGGTACATGTACGGCGGGATGCAGCCCGGGTTCTGGAACGACGGTGCGCACGGCGTCATCACCGTCGAGCCCGGCGCGGGAACGCAGTACCTCCACGTGGTGACGCGGCCGCGCACCGACCTGCTCCGCCTACGCGACAACGGATACAAGGTGACCGGCGTGTCCGAACTGCGCACGGGGAAGTCGCTGCGCTTCAGCCAATCCGGCGGTTATCTGACCATTGTGGACATCAAGTCCTGGGATACCTACGACACGGTGTTCAAGGTGGAAACGGCCGGGCAGCGGTACTTCCACGACTCCCGCACGATCAAGGCCACCGCTTCGTCCTCGCGCGCCGGGCATCCGGCGTCGAACCTGGTCGACGGGAACTTCGAGAACCATTGGGACGCCGACGGCAAGCAGCCGGTCTCGCTGACCTTGGACCTCGGCAGGAGACGGACCGCCACCTATCTCGCGGTGAATCAGCGTGAGATGTCGCCGACGCACGCGCGCGAGTCGTTCGGCAGGCCGGAGGACTCGTCGCGGATCAAGGACTATCGCGTCTACGTCAGCGACGACGGGCGGAACTGGGGTGAACCGGTCCGCACCGGCGCGATGCCGAGCGCCCGCGGTGTGCAGTTCATCGATTTCGGCGAACGGCAGACCCGGTTCGTGAAACTCGAGGTGCTGAACACCTGGTCCGGACCGCAGGCCAAACCCTTCTACAAGCAGTTGGCGATCGACGAGATCAAGGTGGCGTACGGCTACCCGAGTTCGGCACTGGGCGCGCAGGTCCCACTGGAGGCGGAGTCCTTCCGCAACGACCACGACGGCCGCGCCAGGCTCGGCCATTGCTCATCCTGCTCCGGATCGTTCCAGGTCACCGGGCTTGGTGGCGGCCCGCGCAACTCGGTCACCTATCCGAACGTGACGGCCGCCGAAGCCGGAAGCCACCGGCTCCAGCTCGACACCGTGGGCGGTCCCGCGACGTCGGTGGCGGTGAGTGTCAACGGCGGCACCCCCATCGAGACCGTGATCGACGCCGGAACGCCGGGAGTCGTGACTTCGACGGCGATCCCCGTCGAGCTGAACGCCGGCGCCAACACCGTCAAGGTGTTCAGCGACGCCTCCTCGGGGCCGGGCCTTGACCGCATCGCGATCGCCCTCCTGCCACCGCCGTCCTACACGCCGAAAACGACGCTGACCGTCGAACCGGGCGGCATCCAGTGGCTCGCGCCGGGACGGCAGTCCCTTCAGGTGACCGCGAAGCTGCGGCTCGACGCCGACGACACGATCAAGCAGGTCAGCCTCGCACCCGTCGTCCCGGTGGGCTGGACCTTGCAGGGCGCTCCGGCCACGGCGACGTCGATGCGGGTCGGGAACGAGCTCGAAGCCTCCTGGACCCTGGTCTCCCCCGAAGGTGTCACCGCGGCCGACATCCCGGTCACCGCGTCGTTCGACCTGCTCGGCCGGGCGAAAACGGTGAGCAAACCGGTGCGGGTGAGCCCACGGCCGGCGGACCGGGTCTTCATGCGGGAGGCCGAAGACTCGGCGAACGACGTCGGCGACGCCGGCGTCACGAACTGCGGGGTGTGCTCGGGTGGGCAGAAGGTCCGCAACATCGGTGGCGACCCGAGTTCGTTCGTGCGGTTCGACGACGTCACCGTGCCCGAGACCAGGCGCTACACCCTCCACATCGACTTCACCGTCAACGGGCCGCGCTCGTACTTCGTCACGGTCAACGGCGGCACGCCGATCGAGGTGAAGGTCGACGGCGCCGGCAACAACACCCAGCTCACGGCGTCGTTGCCGGTCAAGCTGAAGGCGGGGGCGAACACGATCAAACTCCACAACGACCACGCGTCCGCCCCGGATCTCGATCGGCTGTCGCTGGAGTGA